One Dioscorea cayenensis subsp. rotundata cultivar TDr96_F1 chromosome 15, TDr96_F1_v2_PseudoChromosome.rev07_lg8_w22 25.fasta, whole genome shotgun sequence genomic region harbors:
- the LOC120276851 gene encoding probable aldo-keto reductase 1: MEKKTVIPRVELGTQGLQVSKLGFGCMGLTGGYNSPLPEEEGIAIIKHAFNQGITFFDTSDLYGPNTNEILIGKALKELPREEIQLATKFGVVSGGPGLAMQVNGKPEYVRACCEASLKRLQVDYIDLYYQHRIDQTVPIEETIGELKRLVEEGKVKYIGLSEASPDTIRRAHAVHPISAVQMEWSLWTRDLEQEIIPLCRELGIGIVPYSPLGRGFFGGKGVTECLSESTALVQHPRFTGENLEKNKALYVRVENLAKKHQCSPAQLALAWVLHQGDDVVPIPGTTKIKNLDGNIGALQVKLTDDAMKETSDLVSEEVVAGGRSFFGTDEKFDWKHANTPLPRSA, encoded by the exons ATGGAAAAGAAGACAGTGATCCCCAGAGTGGAACTGGGAACTCAGGGATTACAG GTATCAAAGTTGGGGTTTGGATGCATGGGTCTCACTGGGGGTTACAACTCCCCTCTGCCAGAAGAGGAAGGAATTGCCATCATTAAGCATGCATTCAACCAAGGGATCACCTTCTTTGACACCTCTGACCTTTATGGACCTAATACTAATGAGATCTTGATTGGCAAG GCATTGAAGGAGTTGCCAAGAGAAGAGATCCAATTGGCTACAAAGTTTGGCGTTGTGAGTGGGGGCCCTGGACTTGCTATGCAGGTGAATGGGAAGCCAGAGTATGTGAGGGCTTGTTGTGAGGCCAGTCTCAAGAGACTCCAAGTTGACTACATTGATTTGTATTATCAGCATAGGATTGATCAGACTGTTCCTATTGAGGAAACT ATTGGAGAACTGAAAAGGTTGGTGGAAGAAGGAAAAGTGAAGTATATTGGTTTATCAGAGGCAAGCCCAGATACAATCAGGCGGGCTCATGCGGTGCATCCCATTTCTGCAGTTCAAATGGAATGGTCTTTATGGACTCGTGATCTTGAACAAGAGATTATCCCACTTTGCAG AGAACTTGGAATTGGAATTGTACCATACAGTCCACTCGGCCGAGGATTTTTTGGTGGCAAAGGAGTTACAGAATGTCTTTCTGAAAGCACAGCCTTG GTTCAACATCCAAGGTTTACTGGTGAGAATTTGGAAAAGAACAAAGCGCTGTATGTGAGAGTAGAGAATTTGGCTAAGAAACATCAATGCAGCCCTGCTCAGCTAGCTCTTGCTTGGGTTCTTCATCAAGGGGATGATGTTGTTCCTATCCCTG GGACAACCAAAATCAAGAACCTGGACGGTAACATTGGTGCTTTGCAAGTGAAGTTGACAGATGATGCCATGAAAGAGACTTCTGATTTAGTATCAGAAGAAGTGGTGGCAGGTGGAAGAAGCTTTTTTGGAACCGATGAAAAGTTCGACTGGAAACATGCAAACACACCACTTCCCAGATCAGCTTGA